From the Drosophila suzukii chromosome 2 unlocalized genomic scaffold, CBGP_Dsuzu_IsoJpt1.0 scf_2c, whole genome shotgun sequence genome, one window contains:
- the LOC139353985 gene encoding tyrosine-protein phosphatase non-receptor type 14-like isoform X8 encodes MPLKFLKKCRQYNVTSKSLFVISVHHLLDTSSTVDCTISSESKGQECLDNVCQRLLIQQPEFFGLRYLVKGKDKEDELKWIELERSLSRQLEKYAAGPRIYLRVRHYVTTGVRHLSDEATRFYYFLQLKSDIYEGRIACDIRTAILLALYCRQAEYDSYQGDKQSKDYLKKSLILPCNMQGLANDDSMLEGLIVEVLQQQAGIAHLGQSQAEEMYIQCCQQLDGYGEDRFAAKDTLGNDLLLGLAINGMVVRADNGRQYFPWKDFHTVTIDKRTIKIEQNKLDGGGSIVGSFIFGEADTARYFWKLTISQHKFFKRHIDTATPSSLGSGAEVESAPLGVDIVGFVEYDYAESAATEQLSPHQQQHTQQQQQRMQQQQQLVSSNISLVANANQLFGQSSSCLDLSNNNLRSSSGLLHHESSNNNEERERLKAMLPTYRPAPDYETAVQLKYSTPSAEFNNLTLALTAPGNAYYAGSQPDVHNPGVHSDNLYSHLSAHRYPDVAQSAAALHHHINLYHTQHQPKSHPQPISPAQAYLELSQRMHMIRHKAPPPYVNRLSSSSTPDLAVATPRSLQGYRNYVSGSSPDLVSNRTLFNGGQFVALAAGGHAGHIPTSSGATMMHQYQYVSHMGKSQPYIPPHGTFENLNMIEEQPSIMSQLRQSAMSQAVAAGAGTVVTQSAPSLPPSGYRSPVPPPASSPLPPPFVSSTPAPLERSLITGSIEPIYENVPLPQKALPIQSASNIFPVLAFPKSITNNLTVAINSQAEDGNIKTYKANRTVSTELLFGEAQAPKLSTRAASAGPDMGMTPPPLNKSTTVDVVTPADESLQQQLSNMNLSVHTFGGTSSMVNSTLDTTSSSVASKDSKRKKRWNFLSRSKTSDKQKSATLGREKATTVGQHAKLAAKLKMVQDDLNLPHRWSTGVNKSQPISGRYSKDKLLDTLDPAMLQLL; translated from the exons ACACCTCCAGCACGGTAGACTGCACGATCAGCTCGGAGAGTAAGGGACAGGAGTGTCTAGACAACGTTTGCCAGCGTCTTCTAATCCAGCAACCGGAGTTTTTTGGTCTGCGGTACCTGGTCAAGGGCAAGGACAAGGAGGACGAGTTAAAATGGATCGAACTGGAGCGCTCGCTCAGCCGGCAGCTGGAGAAGTATGCAGCTGGGCCAAGGATCTACTTGCGGGTGCGACACTACGTGACCACGGGAGTGCGACACCTGAGCGACGAGGCCACTCGCTTTTACTACTTTCTGCAGCTGAAGAGCGACATTTATGAAGGCCGCATAGCCTGCGATATCCGCACGGCCATACTGCTGGCGCTCTACTGCCGCCAGGCGGAGTACGACAGCTACCAGGGCGACAAGCAGAGCAAAGACTACCTGAAGAAGTCACTGATCCTGCCGTGTAACATGCAGGGCTTAGCCAACGACGACAGCATGCTGGAGGGTCTGATCGTGGAAGTTCTGCAGCAACAGGCGGGAATTGCTCATCTGGGTCAGAGCCAAGCAGAGGAGATGTACATACAGTGCTGCCAGCAGCTGGACGGGTATGGGGAAGACCGCTTTGCCGCAAAAGACACGCTCGGCAACGATCTGCTTCTTGGTCTGGCCATTAATGGAATGGTGGTGAGGGCGGACAACGGGCGGCAGTATTTTCCCTGGAAGGACTTCCACACGGTGACCATCGACAAGCGAACAATCAAGATCGAGCAAAATAAGCTGGATGGCGGCGGCAGTATCGTGGGAAGCTTTATTTTTGGCGAGGCGGACACAGCCCGATACTTCTGGAAGCTCACTATCAGCCAGCATAAGTTCTTCAAGCGCCATATTGACACCGCTACGCCATCGAGCCTGGGAAGTGGCGCAGAAGTGGAAAGCGCTCCTTTGGGGGTGGATATTGTTGGTTTCGTCGAGTACGACTATGCCGAGTCAGCAGCCACCGAACAACTGTCACCGCATCAACAGCAACATActcagcaacagcagcagcggatgcaacagcagcagcagttaGTTTCTTCGAACATTTCGCTGGTCGCTAATGCCAATCAGTTGTTCGGGCAAAGCAGTTCCTGCCTAGATCTAAGCAACAACAACCTGCGCAGTAGCAGTGGCTTGCTTCACCACGAAAGCAGCAATAATAACGAGGAGCGTGAGCGCCTTAAGGCTATGCTGCCCACATATCGTCCTGCGCCGGACTACGAGACGGCAGTGCAACTGAAGTACAGTACTCCTTCGGCTGAGTTCAACAACCTGACTCTGGCATTGACCGCGCCCGGCAATGCCTACTATGCTGGCTCCCAGCCGGATGTCCATAATCCGGGTGTGCACAGCGATAACTTGTATAGTCACCTTAGTGCACATCGTTATCCGGACGTAGCCCAGTCGGCAGCTGCTCTCCATCATCACATCAACCTGTATCACACGCAGCATCAACCGAAATCACATCCACAGCCTATTAGTCCAGCTCAAGCGTATTTGGAGCTCTCACAACGAATGCATATGATACGTCACAAGGCGCCCCCGCCGTATGTAAATCGGCTGAGTTCCTCATCCACGCCTGACCTGGCCGTGGCCACACCCCGCTCGCTGCAAGGGTACCGCAATTATGTAAGTGGCTCCTCCCCGGATTTAGTCTCCAACCGCACCCTCTTCAATGGAGGACAGTTCGTAGCTCTAGCCGCGGGCGGACATGCTGGCCACATTCCCACATCCTCCGGAGCCACCATGATGCACCAGTACCAGTATGTGAGCCACATGGGAAAATCGCAGCCCTACATACCGCCGCATGGCACTTTCGAGAACCTCAACATGATCGAGGAGCAGCCGTCCATTATGTCTCAGCTGCGGCAGTCGGCGATGAGCCAGGCAGTTGCTGCAGGTGCGGGAACTGTGGTTACTCAGAG TGCACCTTCCCTTCCGCCGAGTGGATATCGCAGTCCTGTACCACCGCCAGCCAGCAGTCCGTTACCACCGCCATTTGTTTCTTCTACCCCCGCCCCCCTTGAGAGGAGCTTGATAACCGGGTCCATTGAGCCCATCTACGAAAATGTACCCCTACCTCAGAAGGCGTTGCCAATACAGTCCGCTTCTAATATTTTTCCTGTTTTGGCTTTTCCGAAAAGCATCACCAACAACCTTACTGTTGCTATAAATTCCCAAGCTGAAGATGGGAACATAAAAACGTACAAGGCGAACCGGACTGTAAGCACGGAGCTGCTATTCGGGGAGGCGCAAGCTCCTAAGCTCTCAACTAGAGCAGCCAGTGCGGGGCCTGATATGGGAATGACACCCCCACCTCTGAACAAATCGACGACGGTCGATGTGGTCACACCTGCAGATGAATCATTGCAACAGCAACTTAGTAACATGAATCTTTCTGTACACACGTTTGGTGGCACCTCCTCTATGGTGAACTCGACGCTGGACACCACGTCTTCGTCTGTGGCCAGCAAGGACTCAAAACGCAAGAAGCGATGGAACTTTTTGTCACGTAGCAAAACATCCGACAAACAGAAGTCAGCTACGCTGGGCAGGGAAAAGGCTACAACGGTAGGTCAGCACGCCAAGCTGGCAGCTAAACTGAAGATGGTCCAAGATGATCTTAACCTTCCACATCGTTGGTCCACGGGAGTCAACAAGTCGCAGCCCATATCCGGGAGATATTCCAAGGACAAGCTG
- the LOC139353985 gene encoding tyrosine-protein phosphatase non-receptor type 14-like isoform X7 produces the protein MPLKFLKKCRQYNVTSKSLFVISVHHLLDTSSTVDCTISSESKGQECLDNVCQRLLIQQPEFFGLRYLVKGKDKEDELKWIELERSLSRQLEKYAAGPRIYLRVRHYVTTGVRHLSDEATRFYYFLQLKSDIYEGRIACDIRTAILLALYCRQAEYDSYQGDKQSKDYLKKSLILPCNMQGLANDDSMLEGLIVEVLQQQAGIAHLGQSQAEEMYIQCCQQLDGYGEDRFAAKDTLGNDLLLGLAINGMVVRADNGRQYFPWKDFHTVTIDKRTIKIEQNKLDGGGSIVGSFIFGEADTARYFWKLTISQHKFFKRHIDTATPSSLGSGAEVESAPLGVDIVGFVEYDYAESAATEQLSPHQQQHTQQQQQRMQQQQQLVSSNISLVANANQLFGQSSSCLDLSNNNLRSSSGLLHHESSNNNEERERLKAMLPTYRPAPDYETAVQLKYSTPSAEFNNLTLALTAPGNAYYAGSQPDVHNPGVHSDNLYSHLSAHRYPDVAQSAAALHHHINLYHTQHQPKSHPQPISPAQAYLELSQRMHMIRHKAPPPYVNRLSSSSTPDLAVATPRSLQGYRNYVSGSSPDLVSNRTLFNGGQFVALAAGGHAGHIPTSSGATMMHQYQYVSHMGKSQPYIPPHGTFENLNMIEEQPSIMSQLRQSAMSQAVAAGAGTVVTQSAPSLPPSGYRSPVPPPASSPLPPPFVSSTPAPLERSLITGSIEPIYENVPLPQKALPIQSASNIFPVLAFPKSITNNLTVAINSQAEDGNIKTYKANRTVSTELLFGEAQAPKLSTRAASAGPDMGMTPPPLNKSTTVDVVTPADESLQQQLSNMNLSVHTFGGTSSMVNSTLDTTSSSVASKDSKRKKRWNFLSRSKTSDKQKSATLGREKATTVGQHAKLAAKLKMVQDDLNLPHRWSTGVNKSQPISGRYSKDKLLTCWTSIAVTASRYKKKGSERIAITS, from the exons ACACCTCCAGCACGGTAGACTGCACGATCAGCTCGGAGAGTAAGGGACAGGAGTGTCTAGACAACGTTTGCCAGCGTCTTCTAATCCAGCAACCGGAGTTTTTTGGTCTGCGGTACCTGGTCAAGGGCAAGGACAAGGAGGACGAGTTAAAATGGATCGAACTGGAGCGCTCGCTCAGCCGGCAGCTGGAGAAGTATGCAGCTGGGCCAAGGATCTACTTGCGGGTGCGACACTACGTGACCACGGGAGTGCGACACCTGAGCGACGAGGCCACTCGCTTTTACTACTTTCTGCAGCTGAAGAGCGACATTTATGAAGGCCGCATAGCCTGCGATATCCGCACGGCCATACTGCTGGCGCTCTACTGCCGCCAGGCGGAGTACGACAGCTACCAGGGCGACAAGCAGAGCAAAGACTACCTGAAGAAGTCACTGATCCTGCCGTGTAACATGCAGGGCTTAGCCAACGACGACAGCATGCTGGAGGGTCTGATCGTGGAAGTTCTGCAGCAACAGGCGGGAATTGCTCATCTGGGTCAGAGCCAAGCAGAGGAGATGTACATACAGTGCTGCCAGCAGCTGGACGGGTATGGGGAAGACCGCTTTGCCGCAAAAGACACGCTCGGCAACGATCTGCTTCTTGGTCTGGCCATTAATGGAATGGTGGTGAGGGCGGACAACGGGCGGCAGTATTTTCCCTGGAAGGACTTCCACACGGTGACCATCGACAAGCGAACAATCAAGATCGAGCAAAATAAGCTGGATGGCGGCGGCAGTATCGTGGGAAGCTTTATTTTTGGCGAGGCGGACACAGCCCGATACTTCTGGAAGCTCACTATCAGCCAGCATAAGTTCTTCAAGCGCCATATTGACACCGCTACGCCATCGAGCCTGGGAAGTGGCGCAGAAGTGGAAAGCGCTCCTTTGGGGGTGGATATTGTTGGTTTCGTCGAGTACGACTATGCCGAGTCAGCAGCCACCGAACAACTGTCACCGCATCAACAGCAACATActcagcaacagcagcagcggatgcaacagcagcagcagttaGTTTCTTCGAACATTTCGCTGGTCGCTAATGCCAATCAGTTGTTCGGGCAAAGCAGTTCCTGCCTAGATCTAAGCAACAACAACCTGCGCAGTAGCAGTGGCTTGCTTCACCACGAAAGCAGCAATAATAACGAGGAGCGTGAGCGCCTTAAGGCTATGCTGCCCACATATCGTCCTGCGCCGGACTACGAGACGGCAGTGCAACTGAAGTACAGTACTCCTTCGGCTGAGTTCAACAACCTGACTCTGGCATTGACCGCGCCCGGCAATGCCTACTATGCTGGCTCCCAGCCGGATGTCCATAATCCGGGTGTGCACAGCGATAACTTGTATAGTCACCTTAGTGCACATCGTTATCCGGACGTAGCCCAGTCGGCAGCTGCTCTCCATCATCACATCAACCTGTATCACACGCAGCATCAACCGAAATCACATCCACAGCCTATTAGTCCAGCTCAAGCGTATTTGGAGCTCTCACAACGAATGCATATGATACGTCACAAGGCGCCCCCGCCGTATGTAAATCGGCTGAGTTCCTCATCCACGCCTGACCTGGCCGTGGCCACACCCCGCTCGCTGCAAGGGTACCGCAATTATGTAAGTGGCTCCTCCCCGGATTTAGTCTCCAACCGCACCCTCTTCAATGGAGGACAGTTCGTAGCTCTAGCCGCGGGCGGACATGCTGGCCACATTCCCACATCCTCCGGAGCCACCATGATGCACCAGTACCAGTATGTGAGCCACATGGGAAAATCGCAGCCCTACATACCGCCGCATGGCACTTTCGAGAACCTCAACATGATCGAGGAGCAGCCGTCCATTATGTCTCAGCTGCGGCAGTCGGCGATGAGCCAGGCAGTTGCTGCAGGTGCGGGAACTGTGGTTACTCAGAG TGCACCTTCCCTTCCGCCGAGTGGATATCGCAGTCCTGTACCACCGCCAGCCAGCAGTCCGTTACCACCGCCATTTGTTTCTTCTACCCCCGCCCCCCTTGAGAGGAGCTTGATAACCGGGTCCATTGAGCCCATCTACGAAAATGTACCCCTACCTCAGAAGGCGTTGCCAATACAGTCCGCTTCTAATATTTTTCCTGTTTTGGCTTTTCCGAAAAGCATCACCAACAACCTTACTGTTGCTATAAATTCCCAAGCTGAAGATGGGAACATAAAAACGTACAAGGCGAACCGGACTGTAAGCACGGAGCTGCTATTCGGGGAGGCGCAAGCTCCTAAGCTCTCAACTAGAGCAGCCAGTGCGGGGCCTGATATGGGAATGACACCCCCACCTCTGAACAAATCGACGACGGTCGATGTGGTCACACCTGCAGATGAATCATTGCAACAGCAACTTAGTAACATGAATCTTTCTGTACACACGTTTGGTGGCACCTCCTCTATGGTGAACTCGACGCTGGACACCACGTCTTCGTCTGTGGCCAGCAAGGACTCAAAACGCAAGAAGCGATGGAACTTTTTGTCACGTAGCAAAACATCCGACAAACAGAAGTCAGCTACGCTGGGCAGGGAAAAGGCTACAACGGTAGGTCAGCACGCCAAGCTGGCAGCTAAACTGAAGATGGTCCAAGATGATCTTAACCTTCCACATCGTTGGTCCACGGGAGTCAACAAGTCGCAGCCCATATCCGGGAGATATTCCAAGGACAAGCTG
- the LOC139353985 gene encoding tyrosine-protein phosphatase non-receptor type 14-like isoform X12, translating to MPLKFLKKCRQYNVTSKSLFVISVHHLLDTSSTVDCTISSESKGQECLDNVCQRLLIQQPEFFGLRYLVKGKDKEDELKWIELERSLSRQLEKYAAGPRIYLRVRHYVTTGVRHLSDEATRFYYFLQLKSDIYEGRIACDIRTAILLALYCRQAEYDSYQGDKQSKDYLKKSLILPCNMQGLANDDSMLEGLIVEVLQQQAGIAHLGQSQAEEMYIQCCQQLDGYGEDRFAAKDTLGNDLLLGLAINGMVVRADNGRQYFPWKDFHTVTIDKRTIKIEQNKLDGGGSIVGSFIFGEADTARYFWKLTISQHKFFKRHIDTATPSSLGSGAEVESAPLGVDIVGFVEYDYAESAATEQLSPHQQQHTQQQQQRMQQQQQLVSSNISLVANANQLFGQSSSCLDLSNNNLRSSSGLLHHESSNNNEERERLKAMLPTYRPAPDYETAVQLKYSTPSAEFNNLTLALTAPGNAYYAGSQPDVHNPGVHSDNLYSHLSAHRYPDVAQSAAALHHHINLYHTQHQPKSHPQPISPAQAYLELSQRMHMIRHKAPPPYVNRLSSSSTPDLAVATPRSLQGYRNYVSGSSPDLVSNRTLFNGGQFVALAAGGHAGHIPTSSGATMMHQYQYVSHMGKSQPYIPPHGTFENLNMIEEQPSIMSQLRQSAMSQAVAAGAGTVVTQRQRCGKGQGNNKNLHLPFRRVDIAVLYHRQPAVRYHRHLFLLPPPPLRGA from the exons ACACCTCCAGCACGGTAGACTGCACGATCAGCTCGGAGAGTAAGGGACAGGAGTGTCTAGACAACGTTTGCCAGCGTCTTCTAATCCAGCAACCGGAGTTTTTTGGTCTGCGGTACCTGGTCAAGGGCAAGGACAAGGAGGACGAGTTAAAATGGATCGAACTGGAGCGCTCGCTCAGCCGGCAGCTGGAGAAGTATGCAGCTGGGCCAAGGATCTACTTGCGGGTGCGACACTACGTGACCACGGGAGTGCGACACCTGAGCGACGAGGCCACTCGCTTTTACTACTTTCTGCAGCTGAAGAGCGACATTTATGAAGGCCGCATAGCCTGCGATATCCGCACGGCCATACTGCTGGCGCTCTACTGCCGCCAGGCGGAGTACGACAGCTACCAGGGCGACAAGCAGAGCAAAGACTACCTGAAGAAGTCACTGATCCTGCCGTGTAACATGCAGGGCTTAGCCAACGACGACAGCATGCTGGAGGGTCTGATCGTGGAAGTTCTGCAGCAACAGGCGGGAATTGCTCATCTGGGTCAGAGCCAAGCAGAGGAGATGTACATACAGTGCTGCCAGCAGCTGGACGGGTATGGGGAAGACCGCTTTGCCGCAAAAGACACGCTCGGCAACGATCTGCTTCTTGGTCTGGCCATTAATGGAATGGTGGTGAGGGCGGACAACGGGCGGCAGTATTTTCCCTGGAAGGACTTCCACACGGTGACCATCGACAAGCGAACAATCAAGATCGAGCAAAATAAGCTGGATGGCGGCGGCAGTATCGTGGGAAGCTTTATTTTTGGCGAGGCGGACACAGCCCGATACTTCTGGAAGCTCACTATCAGCCAGCATAAGTTCTTCAAGCGCCATATTGACACCGCTACGCCATCGAGCCTGGGAAGTGGCGCAGAAGTGGAAAGCGCTCCTTTGGGGGTGGATATTGTTGGTTTCGTCGAGTACGACTATGCCGAGTCAGCAGCCACCGAACAACTGTCACCGCATCAACAGCAACATActcagcaacagcagcagcggatgcaacagcagcagcagttaGTTTCTTCGAACATTTCGCTGGTCGCTAATGCCAATCAGTTGTTCGGGCAAAGCAGTTCCTGCCTAGATCTAAGCAACAACAACCTGCGCAGTAGCAGTGGCTTGCTTCACCACGAAAGCAGCAATAATAACGAGGAGCGTGAGCGCCTTAAGGCTATGCTGCCCACATATCGTCCTGCGCCGGACTACGAGACGGCAGTGCAACTGAAGTACAGTACTCCTTCGGCTGAGTTCAACAACCTGACTCTGGCATTGACCGCGCCCGGCAATGCCTACTATGCTGGCTCCCAGCCGGATGTCCATAATCCGGGTGTGCACAGCGATAACTTGTATAGTCACCTTAGTGCACATCGTTATCCGGACGTAGCCCAGTCGGCAGCTGCTCTCCATCATCACATCAACCTGTATCACACGCAGCATCAACCGAAATCACATCCACAGCCTATTAGTCCAGCTCAAGCGTATTTGGAGCTCTCACAACGAATGCATATGATACGTCACAAGGCGCCCCCGCCGTATGTAAATCGGCTGAGTTCCTCATCCACGCCTGACCTGGCCGTGGCCACACCCCGCTCGCTGCAAGGGTACCGCAATTATGTAAGTGGCTCCTCCCCGGATTTAGTCTCCAACCGCACCCTCTTCAATGGAGGACAGTTCGTAGCTCTAGCCGCGGGCGGACATGCTGGCCACATTCCCACATCCTCCGGAGCCACCATGATGCACCAGTACCAGTATGTGAGCCACATGGGAAAATCGCAGCCCTACATACCGCCGCATGGCACTTTCGAGAACCTCAACATGATCGAGGAGCAGCCGTCCATTATGTCTCAGCTGCGGCAGTCGGCGATGAGCCAGGCAGTTGCTGCAGGTGCGGGAACTGTGGTTACTCAGAG GCAGCGCTGTGGTAAAGGGCAAggaaacaataaaaact TGCACCTTCCCTTCCGCCGAGTGGATATCGCAGTCCTGTACCACCGCCAGCCAGCAGTCCGTTACCACCGCCATTTGTTTCTTCTACCCCCGCCCCCCTTGAGAGGAGCTTGA
- the LOC139353985 gene encoding tyrosine-protein phosphatase non-receptor type 14-like isoform X6, whose product MPLKFLKKCRQYNVTSKSLFVISVHHLLDTSSTVDCTISSESKGQECLDNVCQRLLIQQPEFFGLRYLVKGKDKEDELKWIELERSLSRQLEKYAAGPRIYLRVRHYVTTGVRHLSDEATRFYYFLQLKSDIYEGRIACDIRTAILLALYCRQAEYDSYQGDKQSKDYLKKSLILPCNMQGLANDDSMLEGLIVEVLQQQAGIAHLGQSQAEEMYIQCCQQLDGYGEDRFAAKDTLGNDLLLGLAINGMVVRADNGRQYFPWKDFHTVTIDKRTIKIEQNKLDGGGSIVGSFIFGEADTARYFWKLTISQHKFFKRHIDTATPSSLGSGAEVESAPLGVDIVGFVEYDYAESAATEQLSPHQQQHTQQQQQRMQQQQQLVSSNISLVANANQLFGQSSSCLDLSNNNLRSSSGLLHHESSNNNEERERLKAMLPTYRPAPDYETAVQLKYSTPSAEFNNLTLALTAPGNAYYAGSQPDVHNPGVHSDNLYSHLSAHRYPDVAQSAAALHHHINLYHTQHQPKSHPQPISPAQAYLELSQRMHMIRHKAPPPYVNRLSSSSTPDLAVATPRSLQGYRNYVSGSSPDLVSNRTLFNGGQFVALAAGGHAGHIPTSSGATMMHQYQYVSHMGKSQPYIPPHGTFENLNMIEEQPSIMSQLRQSAMSQAVAAGAGTVVTQSAPSLPPSGYRSPVPPPASSPLPPPFVSSTPAPLERSLITGSIEPIYENVPLPQKALPIQSASNIFPVLAFPKSITNNLTVAINSQAEDGNIKTYKANRTVSTELLFGEAQAPKLSTRAASAGPDMGMTPPPLNKSTTVDVVTPADESLQQQLSNMNLSVHTFGGTSSMVNSTLDTTSSSVASKDSKRKKRWNFLSRSKTSDKQKSATLGREKATTVGQHAKLAAKLKMVQDDLNLPHRWSTGVNKSQPISGRYSKDKLIFEQNLKKNWTTLSYSCHWKDRIINAKIIQRLLYFVFVSNTRREAK is encoded by the exons ACACCTCCAGCACGGTAGACTGCACGATCAGCTCGGAGAGTAAGGGACAGGAGTGTCTAGACAACGTTTGCCAGCGTCTTCTAATCCAGCAACCGGAGTTTTTTGGTCTGCGGTACCTGGTCAAGGGCAAGGACAAGGAGGACGAGTTAAAATGGATCGAACTGGAGCGCTCGCTCAGCCGGCAGCTGGAGAAGTATGCAGCTGGGCCAAGGATCTACTTGCGGGTGCGACACTACGTGACCACGGGAGTGCGACACCTGAGCGACGAGGCCACTCGCTTTTACTACTTTCTGCAGCTGAAGAGCGACATTTATGAAGGCCGCATAGCCTGCGATATCCGCACGGCCATACTGCTGGCGCTCTACTGCCGCCAGGCGGAGTACGACAGCTACCAGGGCGACAAGCAGAGCAAAGACTACCTGAAGAAGTCACTGATCCTGCCGTGTAACATGCAGGGCTTAGCCAACGACGACAGCATGCTGGAGGGTCTGATCGTGGAAGTTCTGCAGCAACAGGCGGGAATTGCTCATCTGGGTCAGAGCCAAGCAGAGGAGATGTACATACAGTGCTGCCAGCAGCTGGACGGGTATGGGGAAGACCGCTTTGCCGCAAAAGACACGCTCGGCAACGATCTGCTTCTTGGTCTGGCCATTAATGGAATGGTGGTGAGGGCGGACAACGGGCGGCAGTATTTTCCCTGGAAGGACTTCCACACGGTGACCATCGACAAGCGAACAATCAAGATCGAGCAAAATAAGCTGGATGGCGGCGGCAGTATCGTGGGAAGCTTTATTTTTGGCGAGGCGGACACAGCCCGATACTTCTGGAAGCTCACTATCAGCCAGCATAAGTTCTTCAAGCGCCATATTGACACCGCTACGCCATCGAGCCTGGGAAGTGGCGCAGAAGTGGAAAGCGCTCCTTTGGGGGTGGATATTGTTGGTTTCGTCGAGTACGACTATGCCGAGTCAGCAGCCACCGAACAACTGTCACCGCATCAACAGCAACATActcagcaacagcagcagcggatgcaacagcagcagcagttaGTTTCTTCGAACATTTCGCTGGTCGCTAATGCCAATCAGTTGTTCGGGCAAAGCAGTTCCTGCCTAGATCTAAGCAACAACAACCTGCGCAGTAGCAGTGGCTTGCTTCACCACGAAAGCAGCAATAATAACGAGGAGCGTGAGCGCCTTAAGGCTATGCTGCCCACATATCGTCCTGCGCCGGACTACGAGACGGCAGTGCAACTGAAGTACAGTACTCCTTCGGCTGAGTTCAACAACCTGACTCTGGCATTGACCGCGCCCGGCAATGCCTACTATGCTGGCTCCCAGCCGGATGTCCATAATCCGGGTGTGCACAGCGATAACTTGTATAGTCACCTTAGTGCACATCGTTATCCGGACGTAGCCCAGTCGGCAGCTGCTCTCCATCATCACATCAACCTGTATCACACGCAGCATCAACCGAAATCACATCCACAGCCTATTAGTCCAGCTCAAGCGTATTTGGAGCTCTCACAACGAATGCATATGATACGTCACAAGGCGCCCCCGCCGTATGTAAATCGGCTGAGTTCCTCATCCACGCCTGACCTGGCCGTGGCCACACCCCGCTCGCTGCAAGGGTACCGCAATTATGTAAGTGGCTCCTCCCCGGATTTAGTCTCCAACCGCACCCTCTTCAATGGAGGACAGTTCGTAGCTCTAGCCGCGGGCGGACATGCTGGCCACATTCCCACATCCTCCGGAGCCACCATGATGCACCAGTACCAGTATGTGAGCCACATGGGAAAATCGCAGCCCTACATACCGCCGCATGGCACTTTCGAGAACCTCAACATGATCGAGGAGCAGCCGTCCATTATGTCTCAGCTGCGGCAGTCGGCGATGAGCCAGGCAGTTGCTGCAGGTGCGGGAACTGTGGTTACTCAGAG TGCACCTTCCCTTCCGCCGAGTGGATATCGCAGTCCTGTACCACCGCCAGCCAGCAGTCCGTTACCACCGCCATTTGTTTCTTCTACCCCCGCCCCCCTTGAGAGGAGCTTGATAACCGGGTCCATTGAGCCCATCTACGAAAATGTACCCCTACCTCAGAAGGCGTTGCCAATACAGTCCGCTTCTAATATTTTTCCTGTTTTGGCTTTTCCGAAAAGCATCACCAACAACCTTACTGTTGCTATAAATTCCCAAGCTGAAGATGGGAACATAAAAACGTACAAGGCGAACCGGACTGTAAGCACGGAGCTGCTATTCGGGGAGGCGCAAGCTCCTAAGCTCTCAACTAGAGCAGCCAGTGCGGGGCCTGATATGGGAATGACACCCCCACCTCTGAACAAATCGACGACGGTCGATGTGGTCACACCTGCAGATGAATCATTGCAACAGCAACTTAGTAACATGAATCTTTCTGTACACACGTTTGGTGGCACCTCCTCTATGGTGAACTCGACGCTGGACACCACGTCTTCGTCTGTGGCCAGCAAGGACTCAAAACGCAAGAAGCGATGGAACTTTTTGTCACGTAGCAAAACATCCGACAAACAGAAGTCAGCTACGCTGGGCAGGGAAAAGGCTACAACGGTAGGTCAGCACGCCAAGCTGGCAGCTAAACTGAAGATGGTCCAAGATGATCTTAACCTTCCACATCGTTGGTCCACGGGAGTCAACAAGTCGCAGCCCATATCCGGGAGATATTCCAAGGACAAGCTG